From the genome of Streptomyces sp. NBC_01304:
GGAGGAGCTCATCGCAACAGAACGCGAGAAGCGCGGTCTTCGCTGAGCCGAACGAGACGATCCCCAGCCCCGATCACGAGACCAGAAGCCAAGCGGCTTGAGGGGACCGGTGTGGTACGGGTAGGCCCAACGGGCTGGATCAGATACCGATTTGGCTAGAAGGACTTCTCAGTCGGGGGCGGGCATGAGGCAGAAAGGCCAAGCTGGTCCAGGGTGTTGGGTCGGCCAGGGGCGGTCTAGGGTGCATCGGCTCAGCGGGCCATCCAGCGGTCCATCTCCCGCGCCCGCGTGTCCAGCGCGGTGACGATGGCGGCTGCCGCGGTCCGGGGACTGCCGGGAACCTGCACGTCGTGCTGCACACCACCACACGCATGGCCGGACGGCCCCGGTTCGGGTATCTCCACCTCGATTCCCGCGCGCCGCGCGAGCGCGACCGCCGTCGCCACGAACCCCTCGGAGAGCGCGAGGATCACGGAATGCCCCGTCCGGCAGTGCCATGCGACCAGGTCACGTGCGAACTCCGCGTATACGGCCGGATCGACCTCAAGTGTGTCCGGGTCGCCCCAGTATTTTCCCTGGCCGATTCCCGAGGGCAGCGTGAGCTCCGCCTCAAAGACCTCGACCTGCCGTAGGA
Proteins encoded in this window:
- a CDS encoding DUF6086 family protein: MSMYFDIGDETLWNPSNGAGRLFLRQVEVFEAELTLPSGIGQGKYWGDPDTLEVDPAVYAEFARDLVAWHCRTGHSVILALSEGFVATAVALARRAGIEVEIPEPGPSGHACGGVQHDVQVPGSPRTAAAAIVTALDTRAREMDRWMAR